Sequence from the Sardina pilchardus chromosome 15, fSarPil1.1, whole genome shotgun sequence genome:
CTGTAAGTGGACGCACTCGCTTTATTATGGCAGACAATGTGACACCTCCCTCCATTTGTCACTATTTAGTGCCATCTACACAAAAACAGTGAGCaatagtgtttgtttttttaaatattattattattattttggtgCCATCCCATCAATCAGTGGTTTGGCTCAGAGGAAGGAAACCACGCCTGGAGCCAATGCGAGTGAAAGTGGAGTGCTGACCAAATGAGCTGCCTGGCAAGTCAGATCAGAGTTTCGATCCAAAGAACCATCTCGATGTGTTGCGATTCTGTGACTTAAAACTGCTGCAAGCAACATTAGTGGTTTCTGGAAAATGTCAGAAGTGCTGTGTGCACAAAAGCTAATTGCCAAGCAGGGATGTCCATGGAAAACATATTGATACTTGTCAGTGTGGCTGAACCATTGAAGCCCTACTGAGAATTCCAGAGAGTTGTTTTCCCACAATAACAAAAAGTGCAAGTAGCTAATATCAAGAAACATCTTTTGTAGCAGCATTCACAAATACTAAATGCATTTCCTGTATGTCTCAACATCCAATCTATGAAATATATTACAGAATATATAATAATTTAGACAGTTATTTGGCAACTAAATTCCAGGTGGATCTGTTACAGAATCGTTGGGTAAGTTGTATCAAACTGTGGTATGCATTAGCAATTCAAATACACCAATGAAGCCATTGATAACAATAATTatggttggttttttttttattatatagTGTAATCCCATGACAATGTGGTAGTCCAAGGTTGTTTTCTACTCTTAGGTGTAGCCCATGCGCACAAACGACTGTGTTGGTCAGCAAGGGCTCTCCAGTTATTTCCCAGAGCTTGACTCAGTCTTCTCACAGTCTGTCAGTCCATCAGCAGCCATTTTTGTTGGCCAAACCCTGGTCACAAGAGCAGTGGGATCCTGGTTGGGTGCTGGCGGTCAGGGTTGGCTTCACTGTCCACGGCTGCAGAGGAAAAGCCTCCGTGTCATCCTGCGCCTTTGAAACCTTGCACCACTGCGTAGAAGCCGCCTCCTCAAAATCCCACTGCACAGACCACATTTGAGTAAAGATAGTTTACAACCGCCAGTCAGCACGTTGTTTTAGAAATACAACATGCATCGACCAATCAAAGACTTGACACAAGGCACTGAAGTGAGAATAACACCGAGATTAGCCATGGGATACATTTATAAAGTACAGAACATGGACAtactggatgtctgccaactggACATTTGCCCACCCTAACAAAAGAGGTGTTCAGATGCAGTCATCTAGATGAGTGCCACACTTAATGGAGCACAAGCTCATGTCTAGACAGTTACTTCCTTTGAAAGGCATGTCATCATAATGTCTTTCTAACGCTGCTCTCTAGAGACAAGGTTAAACTCAACTCCCAAAAATAGCAGAGCAGGGAGTCCTACCTCACCATTTTGTACTACTTCCGAAACAAAAGGGGTCCAGCCCCGGATTTTAATCATAACGTTATCACAGAAGAACAATCGGGTCATTAAACAATTCCAGTCAAGTCCAAATGAGACTGCTCAAGACAAGTGACAGAGAAAATATTCCTTAACCAGACTAAGATGGGTTGATCAGAGAGAGTGTACATCTTTAGTTACTGGTCAGTTACTACTAAATATTGTTTTAGTTAACTTTTTTCTAAAATCACATTTCACGCAATGACCAGTCCAATGACAGAATCCAGGGTAAGATTTCGAGGAACGTTTTTGGAACAGAGAAGGTATGAGTGGGAGGTGTCACTGGATCTTATCGTACGACCTTTGCCAGGGACCGGGacaaaatgacattttaaacaTCCAAATTGCCGATTATCACTAAAGTTGGAACATGAAAAGCAAAAAGCACATTGTGCCACATTCTTAGCCACACTTTTGTTTGTGGGAGGCTCACATGCGTTGCCTTTTCCTGTTTAGTGAACTGCATAAAGTACCGATTGTTAGCACTCCAAGTTCTTTTGCCTTTGTCTCGAATTAAATGACATCCTCCATCACTGGCCTTCTCAGAGAGTCATGCACTGGGAAAGCTTTTGGCATGATCAGAGTGAGGCCAACACTCCATGGCCAAATCTCACAAAATATTTCACATAAAGAATCAACAGCGCAcattttaacattcattttgaAACCCCTAAATGAAAACACCTATGGATTCAGTTTGTTCCCACAGACTGTTGAATTGTAAATCTCtattataaaaaatatatatgtaatatatatatatatatatatatatatatatatatatatatatatatatatatatatatatatatatatatatatgtgtacagGTCTTACTGGTCAGGGCATAGGACCATATTTAGAGCTTCAAATTAATGTTTATATTTATTAAGCATACATATAGCCCTACTGTACATTCCATTGTAATTCAACATTAGTCAGTCATTTCTTCAATTTGTCGCCATCTATTGGCGGAATCTATACTTGCATCCAAATATTTGAACCTGAATATTATATTAGGGAGAttctctgcttgtttttgtaAGCCATTTGGGAAAACAATATATagtatataataatataaaactTCCCATGTGTGACGAACAAATTGAATTTCCACTCTCATTTCATATGCCTTCATCCTGAACCTCAATTTGTACCTTTTAACCACCCTTTACAccagcacaaaaaaaacagtgcttAAGAGAGTGCATTCACCGTTGCCTGCAACTGCCTGGTGAGGAAATGGCTGCTAACCTCTAGGTCGTCAGAGTAGAATGAGGAGGAGTCTGAGGAGCTGCCTGAGGAACAGGCGTCATCGACCCTGACCACTTTCACCGTCCTCTTGAGCGGCTCACTCCCACACTGACCCTCACGGGACACCGTCACTTCCTTCAGACACACCTGCAGAGCAAACAGGTGTGAAGTGCTCAAAGGGGAAGTCATGACATTGATATCCTCTCTGTATTACTCCATGACGAATCCAACTAAACAAGGTTTGTTACTGCTTCTAATGCATCTCTAAGCTGATGCAGCAATTTAATGCATTAAGTTTATATAAGCATGTAAAATACAGcacatgtttattttattttatagcaCCCCTCCTCCACTGAATGTAGCAGGCAGTGTTTCTGTACATTTCTATCTCCTCAGCTGAGCACGTTTGATTGAACATGTTGCTTGGTAAACGTAACAGATGCAGTGACAGATGTTACGAAGTGATTGCTGCAACAGCGACCATGCTGGAGAAACACAGATTTGAAGCATTGTTTCAATAATCACCTTCAGCTTCTGATATGCCGTttttacaacaataaaaaaaagtttatatatacagtcatggttgaaaatgtTGCCACCCCATgctgaagttgactaaaaagggatcttttggaaattgattttaattttAAAGTAatacaatgaggaaaaatccaacttttaaggacaccaattttctttgtgaatgaacaatgtattatgaataaataaaccaaaatactggggtcaaaaatattggcacccctatgtaaccctatgggaatttaacatgggagattggtatggtgttttgtttagttttgttcagttagcctattagtttgatgctcattgagctcaatgcaaatcaaatcagctactacatttaaaataaaatatcagaTCCCCTAATTTTAAGtatataaaataaactacaaaatacagtagccaGGCCAAACTATGccatgtattttgaaaatactaaAAATAGTCTTTACAGGGAGCATGAAATAATTTTACAAACCTTCCATATCAGTCTATTTAATCTATGCCTTCATCAGTATGACTCTGTAGATTAAGTGGACAGTGTATTGACATCAAGGGGCATAAATATgatcattgtgttgctttaggtGCATGATATAAGGGGCGACTTTTATAGCAATGTTGCATGGTAACCACATACAGTTCCATGTGTTTCAAttggatgattaaagttctcaacaaacttgaggttgtgtgtgtgcgtgtgcaaccTGCACGTTACTCATCTTGCACTGGATCATCCTCATGAATCTCAATATCCTGATCACAACACATTACAAGCAGCACCAGTTAGAGGCTATATTCATTGTCCTGCACTTTTATGATGTCTTCATATCAACAGATGTATTGGTTTTACCAAAAATATTTGGCAGCGTTTCTAAACTGAAATACATACCTAAACATACCCAAGTATTTTTGATACAAAGTACgaagccattttcttcaaccccataaaatacaaattacagtttgtatttgaaatacattttaaacatATGTATCATCCCTGGTCCAGACAGACTATATGTAGATTGTGTCAGAGCCTAACAACTCACCTTGCGTACAGGCTGAATGTTAACATCCATGTAGTGTCCCATCTCAGTCCTCTTAGGTAGATTACAGTTAGTCGTTGGGTAAAAAGGATGTGCATCTTTGTCCTGGAGCTATAACAACAATCAGTTATTTTTACACAGCTCTCAAAGTTGATAAATCTGTTGAAAATATATTGATCAGAAACCAGTCAAATGCAAAGCTGAAAACATGTTTTCAGTGATTATTTATTGTATTAATTTCTTTTTTAATGTAACGTTAGATGATATAGCAAAGAGCTTGATTTTTGCAAGCTACACCTgctgtcaccaccaccaccaccaccacctctaaaACCCAGTCTAGACAGGATGGATGGAGCACACAATAAAATGCTCATCAGACAGCCCTGCTGCTGGATTTAAATTCAGTGTTGATAGGGCACAAAGGTTGTCTGACCAGCAAGTGCCACTAACGTGTTTCCTGACATGCCTTGGGACTGCTCATATTTCTGTGATTCTTATCCAATGCACTTTATGCTAAACTCAGCTCTTCTAGCGGTCTGTGTACTGTGTGAACgctaaacaaaatgtttgtacAGTCATATTCTGTAAATAGGAAACAAACATAGTAGCTTAGAAATAGCCATGtagttccagccaatcaacacatttCTTCATCAGCGTGGAAATGAGGGTGCTAACATTGGCTATTgtgctcaaatatcaacaacttTACACAAGAGTAATGGACTAAGTTTAGCagacttttttattttattttatttttttaagtttagtttcatttcatttctcctTTTCAATCAAAGATCGAGTGGAAATTGTTGGATGGCAATTTACCTTGCGTTTCCTGGGCCCCTTCCCTTTGTGTCTGCCATTAGATAACAAGGCCACAGTGTCCGAGCTGAGAGATCTCACAGTCTGATGACGGACAGATCTCCTTCTGCTAAGGGACAGGGCCAGGAGCTGAGGGGTCAGAACTTAAGGCACTTAAGCAACCTGGGCATTACATTTCACTTTGATCCAGTGAACATAACAAATTATGCTGATTAAATACATATTCATCATTGTATGATCTTGATGCATTTAAGACTTGTTTACATAATGTACTAACTACCAGAATTGATGATCCCATAAGTAAGAAGAGACCAGAGGAGTAACAGGTTTGAGTAACATTGGTCAACCTCATGGGTAACCGGGTGAGGTGGATCAGCCATCCCATAGcttaagaaaataaataattgcaTTAAAAATTAGGCAAAGGCTTTCCAGTTCTTTTGCATTTACAGTAGGTCTTCTTTATACGTAAAAACCATTCCTATGTTGGCTTAAAAGAGGCAAAGGATACAAGGAGTTCCAAGACTCCCCAACATGTTGAGGACATAATCCATGGCAAGGCTTTGACAACAAATGGAAGTCTTGTATCATGGATCAAGATGGCAGCTGCATAAAGGCCACCAGCCACAGCATACAAAATCCCAGCCATGGAATGAATTGCTCCTCTTTGCTTTCTGTTGTACTAGGAAGTTGTATTTTTGTCAATGCAAGACAGAGTTGTAAATAAAAGAGTTGTAAATAAAATGCCTCCATCACGTCTTTTGTTAATTTTGAACAATTTCTTAAAAGTCATACAAACACTATTAACTGTCAGCTTTATATAACAGGTGACAACCTGAAACATAATGCAAGTGTAGCTGTTTACCAGTCAGTTATGACATTTCTGGATTTCAGATGTTGCATCACTTACAACAATCACAAAAGCTGGAAAACGGGAGGTCCAGCTGATCACAAAACTCAGGAGACCAAGAACGTAACCCAGGAGCTCCAAACTGTCCTTTATCAAAAACAATATTCAAATTGCTCAGCACTGACACGTTAAACTTCTTTGCATAATATTATTGGATATGAAAATATGAGAAGACTGTTCAGAtatctataggcctacagttcaTCAACAGACCATCATTAATGGTTTATATTACATATTCTAATGTTTTATCCAGTACAACCCAATAGATTAAGGCTGGAACTGAGTGCACAAATTGTGTCGCTGAAAGACATTGTGGAACAGTTCTGGTGTATTTACTGACCTCTAGAGTATTCACTTAGTATTAATTGTGCATTTCACATGACACTGACTCACTTGAACAATGATACTTAATAGTCGTCTCCCATGAGGGCCGTAGGTGTCCACGGGGTGGGCATGACTCCTGGCTGTCAGGTGCATTCCCCCTCCGACCACCGTtaacaggagacacacactcaacaggttctgtctcctccttttcttcatCATCCTCAGCCTCTTTCCTAATTAGACAGCAGATGTTCTAACTGGTATGTTGCATATCAAGTTGCCAATCAGATGGGCAAGTTATGGACATCATCATAATAATGTCAATGAATGAAAACAGTACAGTGCTAAAGATTTCAACAGGTAATTAAtaaaatgcaacattttcaaaGTAAATTCAGCAGTTTATGGTATAATAACAGATACTGTCCACCTCATCCTCCTCGCAATCAACACAGTCCACGACTCTaaaaataggctatataaactTGACCTATATAACCATTTGCGTAAGAGGTGGTACTTCAATCAAACATTTACACATCATATATTTGCTTTTTAGGAGGCTCCCAAACGATATTTCACAAATAAGAAGCCCAGTGGTCCTCTGGGCTTACCCTTTTCCGAGCGAGAAAACAAGCACATAGGGAGCAAGACGGCGAAGAGAGTAATGAACTCCAACACTGCCCAAAACGCACCCATTAAGACCTGTAAACAAACCAAAGACAACATTGACACTTACTCACAAaaactataggctacatcagaaGTCAATCATTATACAAAACATCTCATTCTCACCTGAAAGGACAACTGCTTGGAAAGAAACGCTCCAACACTGTGGCACAA
This genomic interval carries:
- the tmem44 gene encoding transmembrane protein 44 isoform X1, yielding MFQVLFLADADRDKVQKNNVISESSSWFRRDVLTNCFKDGEKVCIAYGLCALSALVSAVACLLLTYQRCYLRKQITADAATCAIYCLLGHLCHSVGAFLSKQLSFQVLMGAFWAVLEFITLFAVLLPMCLFSRSEKGKRLRMMKKRRRQNLLSVCLLLTVVGGGMHLTARSHAHPVDTYGPHGRRLLSIIVQDSLELLGYVLGLLSFVISWTSRFPAFVIVYNRKQRGAIHSMAGILYAVAGGLYAAAILIHDTRLPFVVKALPWIMSSTCWGVLELLLLALSLSRRRSVRHQTVRSLSSDTVALLSNGRHKGKGPRKRKLQDKDAHPFYPTTNCNLPKRTEMGHYMDVNIQPVRKVCLKEVTVSREGQCGSEPLKRTVKVVRVDDACSSGSSSDSSSFYSDDLEVSSHFLTRQLQATWDFEEAASTQWCKVSKAQDDTEAFPLQPWTVKPTLTASTQPGSHCSCDQGLANKNGC
- the tmem44 gene encoding transmembrane protein 44 isoform X2, translated to MFQVLFLADADRDKVQKNNVISESSSWFRRDVLTNCFKDGEKVCIAYGLCALSALVSAVACLLLTYQRCYLRKQITADAATCAIYCLLGHLCHSVGAFLSKQLSFQVLMGAFWAVLEFITLFAVLLPMCLFSRSEKGKRLRMMKKRRRQNLLSVCLLLTVVGGGMHLTARSHAHPVDTYGPHGRRLLSIIVQDSLELLGYVLGLLSFVISWTSRFPAFVIVYNRKQRGAIHSMAGILYAVAGGLYAAAILIHDTRLPFVVKALPWIMSSTCWGVLELLLLALSLSRRRSVRHQTVRSLSSDTVALLSNGRHKGKGPRKRKLQDKDAHPFYPTTNCNLPKRTEMGHYMDVNIQPVRKVCLKEVTVSREGQCGSEPLKRTVKVVRVDDACSSGSSSDSSSFYSDDLEWDFEEAASTQWCKVSKAQDDTEAFPLQPWTVKPTLTASTQPGSHCSCDQGLANKNGC